One window of the Chanodichthys erythropterus isolate Z2021 chromosome 2, ASM2448905v1, whole genome shotgun sequence genome contains the following:
- the gnl2 gene encoding nucleolar GTP-binding protein 2 isoform X1 → MVKPKFKGKSSINPSNSSSNPDRVKGAGGNNMRDRATIRRLNMYRQKQRCNSRGKVIKPLQYQNTVAPGTVARVEPNIKWFANTRVIKQSSLQKFQEEMNAVKKDPYRVVMKQSKLPMSLLHDRIKAHNSKVHILDTETFETTFGPKAQRKRPNLTVGELKDFAEQAEVSAQSYSAEKDRDLVSEDSGVKDEVREEIFKKGQSKRIWGELYKVIDSSDVIIQVLDARDPMGTRSQSIESYLKKEKPWKHLIFVLNKCDLIPTWVTKRWVAVLSQEYPTLAFHASLTNSFGKGSLIQLLRQFGKLHSDKKQISVGFIGYPNVGKSSVINTLRSKKVCNVAPLAGETKVWQYITLMRRIFLIDCPGVVYPSDDSETDIVLKGVVQVEKIRTPEDHIGAVLERAKAEYIQKTYRIPSWSSAEDFLEKLAFRTGKLLKGGEPDLSTVSKMVLNDWQRGRIPFFVKPPGGEMDEENKAQPMLEMPEMETEKEELENRLEAQDVEGASSSQQDDQKLLRQKQEEMQKIFSNVKQNFGKINVAPEFSEEDLVPVEMPDILDPSGSEDEQDEENEEDEEKEQNGELQKEELSVSDPLTTAEKKNTREVNKEMDEKIAKLKQFLDRAKSKQFSAIRIPKGLSEKVFTETIAKQNAAKNLQRKAVTVGKKRKAVEDEEFAQPTKLTSKEKRRLERAHRVKKVGVRYYETHNVKNKNKNRKMPLDGKKAKRAKR, encoded by the exons ATGGTTAAACCAAAATTCAAGGGGAAAAGCTCCATAAATCCCTCAAACTCCAGCAGTAATCCCG ACCGAGTGAAGGGAGCTGGagggaacaacatgagggaccGTGCCACCATCAGACGATTGAATATGTACAGACAGAAGCAGAGATG CAACAGTCGAGGTAAGGTGATCAAGCCCTTGCAGTACCAGAACACAGTTGCTCCTGGAACTGTGGCCCGAGTTGAGCCCAACATCAAGTGGTTCG CCAATACACGTGTCATCAAGCAGTCATCCTTGCAGAAATTCCAAGAAGAGATGAACGCAGTAAAGAAAGATCCGTACCGAGTAGTGATGAAACAGAGCAAGCTACCCATGTCCTTGCTACATGACAGAATAAAGGCACAT AACTCCAAGGTGCACATTCTGGACACAGAGACATTCGAGACTACGTTTGGGCCAAAGGCACAAAGAAAGAGACCCAACTTGACTGTAGGAGAGCTGAAGGACTTTGCTGAACAGGCAGAGGTCTCGGCTCAGAGCTACAGTGCTGAGAAAGACCGTGATTTGGTGTCTGAGGACAGCGGAGTCAA GGATGAGGTTAGGGAGGAAATCTTCAAGAAGGGTCAGTCAAAGAGGATCTGGGGAGAGCTGTATAAG GTGATCGACTCTTCAGACGTCATTATCCAAGTGCTGGATGCTCGGGACCCTATGGGCACTCGTTCCCAGAGCATTGAGTCCTACCTAAAGAAAGAGAAACCTTGGAAGCATCTCATCTTTGTGCTCAATAAATGTGACCTCATTCCCACATGGGTTACG AAACGCTGGGTTGCGGTTCTCTCTCAGGAATACCCCACTTTGGCCTTTCACGCCAGCCTTACCAACTCCTTCGGCAAGGGCTCCCTCATCCAGCTCCTGCGGCAGTTTGGCAAG CTCCACTCAGACAAAAAGCAGATCAGTGTTGGCTTCATTGGTTACCCCAATGTTGGAAAGAGCTCTGTTATCAATACCCTGCGCTCCAAAAAAGTCTGTAACGTGGCACCCCTTGCTGGTGAGACTAAG GTCTGGCAGTATATCACACTAATGAGACGTATTTTCCTCATTGACTGTCCTGGCGTCGTCTACCCCTCCGACGACAGCGAGACTGACATTGTGCTGAAGGGAGTG GTCCAAGTGGAGAAGATCCGAACTCCAGAGGATCACATCGGAGCGGTGCTGGAGAGGGCCAAAGCGGAGTACATCCAGAAGACATACCGCATTCCGTCCTGGAGCTCCGCCGAGGATTTCCTGGAAAAGCTAGCCTTTCGCACCGGAAAACTGCTTAAG GGTGGAGAGCCAGATCTGTCTACTGTGTCTAAAATGGTTTTGAATGATTGGCAGAGGGGACGCATCCCCTTTTTCGTGAAGCCCCCTGGGGGTGAGATGGATGAAGAG AACAAAGCACAACCGATGCTGGAAATGCCTGAGATGGAAACTGAGAAGGAAGAGTTGGAAAACAGACTTGAAGCTCAGGATGTGGAGGGGGCCTCATCTAGCCAGCAGGATGATCAAAAGCTGCTGAGACAGAAACAAGAGGAGATGCAGAAAATCTTCAGTAACGTCAAGCAGAACTTTGGCAAAATTAACGTCGCTCCGGAGTTCAGCGAGGAGGATCTTGTGCCTGTCGAGATGCCTGACATACTGGATCCCTCTGGGTCAGAAGACGAACAAGACGAGGAAAATGAGGAGGATGAGGAAAAAGAGCAAAATGGAGAACTACAGAAAGAAGAATTGTCTGTTTCCGACCCCCTGACCACGGCAGAGAAAAAGAACACGCGTGAAGTGAATAAAGAGATGGATGAGAAGATTGCCAAATTGAAACAGTTTCTTGATCGTGCCAAGTCAAAGCAGTTCTCCGCCATACG CATTCCTAAAGGCCTTTCTGAAAAGGTGTTTACTGAAACCATAGCAAAGCAGAATGCTGCAAAGAATCTTCAACGGAAAG CTGTGACAGTGGGCAAAAAGAGGAAAGCTGTAGAAGATGAGGAGTTCGCACAGCCTACCAAACTCACATCTAAAGAG AAAAGAAGACTGGAGCGTGCCCATAGAGTGAAGAAAGTGGGGGTCCGCTATTATGAGACACACAATGTCAAGAACAAGAATAAGAACCGAAAAATGCCCTTGGATGGCAAGAAAGCCAAACGAGCTAAGCGATAA
- the snip1 gene encoding smad nuclear-interacting protein 1 yields the protein MDNKRRHRESPGRVVKTKIKQEKVSPARPPRTRRSSSGSSRSSNSPPTRRRDSRSPVRRKDRSPARRDRSSGRQQERSPRPRRSRSPHRSTDVRLKREQDDHRGSESHRHRERRDDSNDRRVKREGDRPRQRERDREQDRYRGRERDAHLQQQQQAERERHNERRRENRLRQEAQSGSGDDEANEFGGQQDSDSAPAPEKEKPNFELSGALVEDTNTFRGVVIKYNEPPEARIPKRRWRLYPFKNDEPLPVMYIHRQSAYLLGRQRKIADIPIDHPSCSKQHAVFQYRLVEFTRADGTTGRRVKPYIIDLGSGNGTYLNNQRIDPQRYYELKEKDVLKFGFSSREYVLLHEFSDTAEVDAKKEEEEDDEGLDE from the exons ATGGATAACAAGAGACGGCACAGAGAATCTCCTGGCCGGGTTGTAAAGACGAAAATTAAGCAAGAAAAAGTGAGTCCCGCGCGGCCTCCGCGGACACGTCGATCCAGTTCAGGCTCCAGCCGAAGCAGCAACAGCCCTCCAACGAGACGACGAGACAGCAG ATCACCAGTCAGAAGAAAGGACAGATCGCCAGCGAGAAGAGACCGTTCCTCGGGCAGACAGCAGGAGAGGTCACCTCGGCCCCGGAGGAGCAGAAGCCCGCATCGCAGCACCGACGTCAGGTTAAAGCGG GAGCAAGATGATCACAGAGGGTCTGAAAGTCATCGGCATCGTGAGAGAAGGGATGATTCAAATGACCGCAGGGTAAAAAGGGAGGGAGATCGTCCACGGCAAAGAGAGCGAGACAGAGAGCAGGACAGATATAGGGGAAGAGAACGGGATGCCCACTTACAACAGCAACAGCAGGCTGAGAGGGAACGGCATAATGAACGACGGCGTGAGAATCGCCTCAGACAGGAGGCTCAGAGTGGCAGTGGTGATGACGAGGCAAATGAGTTCGGTGGTCAACAGGATAGCGATTCTGCCCCTGCACCTGAGAAGGAAAAGCCCAACTTTGAACTATCAGGTGCCTTGGTGGAAGATACCAATACATTCAGGGGGGTGGTGATCAAGTATAATGAGCCTCCTGAGGCCCGAATCCCCAAAAGAAGATGGCGTTTGTACCCCTTTAAGAATGACGAGCCACTTCCAGTCATGTACATCCACAGACAGAGTGCGTATCTACTTGGACGGCAGAGGAAGATTGCAGACATTCCTATCGACCACCCTTCTTGTTCCAAACAGCATGCTGTTTTTCAGTACAG ATTAGTGGAGTTCACACGGGCGGACGGCACCACGGGCAGGAGAGTGAAGCCGTACATCATCGATCTGGGTTCTGGTAACGGCACCTACCTAAACAATCAGCGTATAGATCCTCAGCGTTACTACGAGCTCAAAGAAAAGGATGTACTGAAGTTTGGGTTCAGCAGCAGAGAGTATGTGCTCCTTCATGAGTTCTCCGACACAGCCGAGGTTGATGCAAAGAAGGAGGAAGAAGAGGATGATGAAGGCCTGGATGAGTAG
- the gpn2 gene encoding GPN-loop GTPase 2, translating into MASHPSKPALHFGQVVIGPPGSGKTTYCRGMQEFLSHLGRKVVVVNLDPANEGLPYPCAVDISELVTLDDVMDGLKLGPNGGLIYSMEYLEANLDWLENKLKHHHDCYFLFDCPGQVELYTHHNSVKNIFAQLSKWNFRLTAVHLVDSHYCADPAKFISVLCTSLSTMLHVELPHVNVLSKMDLIEQYGRLAFNLDFYTEVLDLSYLVEHLAADPFFKKFHHLNVKLAEVIQDYSLVSFVPLNVQDKESMMQVLRTVDKANGYCFGDLEERNLQVMMSAAVGADFQFSTTLGVQEKYVEAAGKTVEDEVMDL; encoded by the exons ATGGCATCACATCCTTCAAAACCAGCTCTACATTTCGGCCAGGTTGTGATTGGTCCACCTGGTTCAGGTAAAACCACTTATTGCCGGGGCATGCAGGAGTTCCTGAGCCACCTCGGGCGTAAGGTGGTTGTCGTAAATCTGGATCCTGCCAATGAAGGGTTGCCTTATCCATGTGCCGTGGACATATCCGAGCTCGTCACTCTGGATGATGTGATGGACGGTCTAAAACTTGGCCCCAATGGCGGCCTCATCTACTCTATGGAATATTTAGAGGCAAACTTGGACTGGTTAGAGAACAAACTGAAGCACCACCATGACTGCTACTTCCTTTTTGACTGCCCAGGTCAGGTGGAACTGTACACTCATCATAATTCGGTCAAGAATATATTTGCGCAGCTGTCGAAGTGGAATTTTAGG CTGACCGCAGTCCATCTGGTGGATTCCCATTACTGTGCTGATCCGGCCAAGTTCATCTCTGTGTTGTGTACGTCCCTGTCCACCATGCTGCATGTTGAATTGCCACATGTCAATGTGCTCTCAAAAATGGACCTCATTGAGCAATATGGCAGACTTG CATTCAATCTAGACTTCTACACTGAGGTTCTTGACCTGTCATATTTGGTGGAGCACCTCGCTGCGGACCCTTTCTTCAAAAAGTTTCACCACCTGAATGTGAAGTTAGCTGAAGTGATCCAGGACTACAGCTTAGTGTCTTTTGTACCTCTTAATGTCCAG GACAAGGAAAGCATGATGCAAGTTTTAAGAACTGTAGACAAAGCCAATGGCTACTGCTTTGGAGACCTGGAGGAGAGGAACCTGCAGGTCATGATGTCTGCTGCTGTCGGAGCAGACTTCCAGTTCAGCAC AACTCTTGGTGTACAGGAGAAATATGTGGAGGCCGCTGGGAAAACTGTGGAGGATGAAGTCATGGATTTGTAA
- the dnali1 gene encoding axonemal dynein light intermediate polypeptide 1 → MIPPSDSLLKYDYPVLVSKNTERKSPKSRPLKVSPQQMVDSGPVPPPPKPKSPSADASKQQTEDILNAILPPKEWMEDNQLWVQPVSSAPCTRMDVIHLQEQLDKSLQERQARETGICPVRRELYSQCFDELIRQVTINCAERGLLLLQVRDEIRMTIAAYQTLYESSVAFGMRKALQGEQGKSDMENKISELESEKRDLERLLNEQKAKCEAIERREAERREIEEKKHAEEVQFLKRTNQQLKVKQRSS, encoded by the exons ATGATTCCTCCGTCTGACTCCTTGCTGAAGTATGATTATCCGGTGTTAGTGAGCAAAAATACAGAGAGGAAGTCTCCAAAG AGCCGTCCTTTAAAAGTGAGTCCCCAACAGATGGTTGACTCCGGCCCAGTCCCACCTCCACCCAAACCCAAGAGTCCCTCAGCGGATGCCAGCAAGCAGCAAACCGAAGATATCCTAAATGCCATTCTACCACCAAA GGAATGGATGGAGGACAACCAGTTGTGGGTGCAGCCAGTGTCCAGCGCTCCATGCACACGAATGGATGTTATTCATTTGCAAGAACAGCTGGACAAAAGCCTGCAGGAGAGACAGGCCAGAGAGACGGGCATCTGTCCGGTCCGCAGGGAGCTCTACTCTCAATGCTTTG ATGAGTTAATCAGACAGGTCACCATTAACTGTGCCGAGCGGGGCCTCCTGCTGCTGCAAGTAAGAGATGAGATTCGCATGACCATCGCTGCCTATCAGACACTGTACGAGAGCAGCGTGGCCTTTGGCATGAGGAAAGCACTTCAGGGGGAACAGGGAAAGTCTGACATGGAGAACAAG ATTTCAGAGTTGGAGAGCGAGAAGCGAGATTTGGAGAGGCTATTGAATGAGCAGAAGGCTAAATGTGAGGCCATCGAGAGACGGGAAGCAGAACGGCGGGAAATTGAGGAAAAGAAGCATGCTGAGGAGGTCCAGTTCCTCAAACGAACCAACCAGCAACTCAAGGTAAAGCAGAGATCATCATAA
- the gnl2 gene encoding nucleolar GTP-binding protein 2 isoform X2: MCEQNLLGLCVMNISTLCSPSQNGDCFCSCIQPWLQGTVVWLPFCFVFRSLQIAIWPGAVKRNSKVHILDTETFETTFGPKAQRKRPNLTVGELKDFAEQAEVSAQSYSAEKDRDLVSEDSGVKDEVREEIFKKGQSKRIWGELYKVIDSSDVIIQVLDARDPMGTRSQSIESYLKKEKPWKHLIFVLNKCDLIPTWVTKRWVAVLSQEYPTLAFHASLTNSFGKGSLIQLLRQFGKLHSDKKQISVGFIGYPNVGKSSVINTLRSKKVCNVAPLAGETKVWQYITLMRRIFLIDCPGVVYPSDDSETDIVLKGVVQVEKIRTPEDHIGAVLERAKAEYIQKTYRIPSWSSAEDFLEKLAFRTGKLLKGGEPDLSTVSKMVLNDWQRGRIPFFVKPPGGEMDEENKAQPMLEMPEMETEKEELENRLEAQDVEGASSSQQDDQKLLRQKQEEMQKIFSNVKQNFGKINVAPEFSEEDLVPVEMPDILDPSGSEDEQDEENEEDEEKEQNGELQKEELSVSDPLTTAEKKNTREVNKEMDEKIAKLKQFLDRAKSKQFSAIRIPKGLSEKVFTETIAKQNAAKNLQRKAVTVGKKRKAVEDEEFAQPTKLTSKEKRRLERAHRVKKVGVRYYETHNVKNKNKNRKMPLDGKKAKRAKR, translated from the exons ATGTGTGAGCAAAACCTTTTAGGTCTTTGTGTAATGAACATCTCTACTTTATGTTCTCCGTCTCAGAACGGCGACTGTTTTTGTTCTTGTATTCAACCTTGGTTGCAGGGAACTG TGGTATGGCTtcccttttgttttgtttttaggtCATTACAGATTGCAATTTGGCCTGGTGCAGTTAAACGT AACTCCAAGGTGCACATTCTGGACACAGAGACATTCGAGACTACGTTTGGGCCAAAGGCACAAAGAAAGAGACCCAACTTGACTGTAGGAGAGCTGAAGGACTTTGCTGAACAGGCAGAGGTCTCGGCTCAGAGCTACAGTGCTGAGAAAGACCGTGATTTGGTGTCTGAGGACAGCGGAGTCAA GGATGAGGTTAGGGAGGAAATCTTCAAGAAGGGTCAGTCAAAGAGGATCTGGGGAGAGCTGTATAAG GTGATCGACTCTTCAGACGTCATTATCCAAGTGCTGGATGCTCGGGACCCTATGGGCACTCGTTCCCAGAGCATTGAGTCCTACCTAAAGAAAGAGAAACCTTGGAAGCATCTCATCTTTGTGCTCAATAAATGTGACCTCATTCCCACATGGGTTACG AAACGCTGGGTTGCGGTTCTCTCTCAGGAATACCCCACTTTGGCCTTTCACGCCAGCCTTACCAACTCCTTCGGCAAGGGCTCCCTCATCCAGCTCCTGCGGCAGTTTGGCAAG CTCCACTCAGACAAAAAGCAGATCAGTGTTGGCTTCATTGGTTACCCCAATGTTGGAAAGAGCTCTGTTATCAATACCCTGCGCTCCAAAAAAGTCTGTAACGTGGCACCCCTTGCTGGTGAGACTAAG GTCTGGCAGTATATCACACTAATGAGACGTATTTTCCTCATTGACTGTCCTGGCGTCGTCTACCCCTCCGACGACAGCGAGACTGACATTGTGCTGAAGGGAGTG GTCCAAGTGGAGAAGATCCGAACTCCAGAGGATCACATCGGAGCGGTGCTGGAGAGGGCCAAAGCGGAGTACATCCAGAAGACATACCGCATTCCGTCCTGGAGCTCCGCCGAGGATTTCCTGGAAAAGCTAGCCTTTCGCACCGGAAAACTGCTTAAG GGTGGAGAGCCAGATCTGTCTACTGTGTCTAAAATGGTTTTGAATGATTGGCAGAGGGGACGCATCCCCTTTTTCGTGAAGCCCCCTGGGGGTGAGATGGATGAAGAG AACAAAGCACAACCGATGCTGGAAATGCCTGAGATGGAAACTGAGAAGGAAGAGTTGGAAAACAGACTTGAAGCTCAGGATGTGGAGGGGGCCTCATCTAGCCAGCAGGATGATCAAAAGCTGCTGAGACAGAAACAAGAGGAGATGCAGAAAATCTTCAGTAACGTCAAGCAGAACTTTGGCAAAATTAACGTCGCTCCGGAGTTCAGCGAGGAGGATCTTGTGCCTGTCGAGATGCCTGACATACTGGATCCCTCTGGGTCAGAAGACGAACAAGACGAGGAAAATGAGGAGGATGAGGAAAAAGAGCAAAATGGAGAACTACAGAAAGAAGAATTGTCTGTTTCCGACCCCCTGACCACGGCAGAGAAAAAGAACACGCGTGAAGTGAATAAAGAGATGGATGAGAAGATTGCCAAATTGAAACAGTTTCTTGATCGTGCCAAGTCAAAGCAGTTCTCCGCCATACG CATTCCTAAAGGCCTTTCTGAAAAGGTGTTTACTGAAACCATAGCAAAGCAGAATGCTGCAAAGAATCTTCAACGGAAAG CTGTGACAGTGGGCAAAAAGAGGAAAGCTGTAGAAGATGAGGAGTTCGCACAGCCTACCAAACTCACATCTAAAGAG AAAAGAAGACTGGAGCGTGCCCATAGAGTGAAGAAAGTGGGGGTCCGCTATTATGAGACACACAATGTCAAGAACAAGAATAAGAACCGAAAAATGCCCTTGGATGGCAAGAAAGCCAAACGAGCTAAGCGATAA